The proteins below come from a single Garra rufa chromosome 3, GarRuf1.0, whole genome shotgun sequence genomic window:
- the LOC141330839 gene encoding interleukin-8-like: MKTFIASAFVLLICTAALLSTTEGSPTYLRCKCLQTYSKQQIPAHRILSLRMIAAGPHCKNEEIIATMKKGETCLDPTKDWVISLKDKFSKRNVTSPQ; encoded by the exons ATGAAGACGTTCATCGCATCAGCCTTCGTGCTTCTAATCTGCACAGCTGCACTGCTGTCCACAACAGAGG GCAGCCCTACGTATCTCCGCTGCAAGTGCCTTCAAACATATTCAAAGCAACAAATTCCTGCTCACAGAATACTGTCGTTGAGGATGATTGCTGCTGGACCACACTGCAAAAATGAGGAGATCAT TGCCACAATGAAAAAAGGAGAGACGTGTCTGGATCCTACTAAAGACTGGGTGATTTCTCTCAAAGACAA ATTTAGCAAGAGGAACGTCACAAGCCCACAATGA